A single genomic interval of Zingiber officinale cultivar Zhangliang chromosome 4A, Zo_v1.1, whole genome shotgun sequence harbors:
- the LOC121973845 gene encoding rust resistance kinase Lr10-like produces the protein MASFSTLLSVPLVVLLLLGHASLLLGKSHRPPSSCGDIDIRYPFRLCGDPDGCGNDSSELGCEGNRAVYNDLHSKKYVVTEISYNTSIRLRLMYSGFLSDTNCLLPAPFFLNDPFRTTGILIEPLWASFMNCTQEVRSHEYVEVPCLSGSSSTTYVIINYYSYQLSYLKNSCSFLTTVPVEHSLSPGDNDVFELLRKGFVLEWFMKRSLLKQCWEESSYALENFGGLSLLYKIVNAIFWGFEFLSCFYSHKNVTLIVASLLQYVIAASLVARSLLAPLCAFGFLLLNCWRRSRAPEDAVEKFLRNQQQSLSPTRYAYSDIVAMTGHFRERLGQGGFGAVFKGHIMGTYPVAVKLLGGSNFHGQDFINEVDTIGRIHHVNVVRLLGFCSEGSKRALVYEFMPNGSLDRYIFSSKSNRNGACSSRRRLSSRKLNEIALGVARGINYLHTGCHMQILHFDIKPHNVLLDHNFTPKVSDFGLAKLCPKHCSLVSMSAARGTIGYIAPELISRCFGIISYKSDVYSFGMLLLEIAGRRRNVDHKAENSSQIYYPSWIYDQLVQLQDFRAGAEADDINLEIDEIERKLSMVGLWCIQMKSCDRPSMSEVVEMLEGDTNSFDMPPKPFFSSTQSQSQSQSNLVKLSYAQSSSVGLHGISENDDLSELE, from the exons ATGGCATCATTTTCTACGCTGCTCTCTGTTCCCCTggtcgtcctcctcctcctcggccATGCTTCCTTACTACTCGGCAAGTCTCATCGCCCTCCTTCTTCCTGTGGTGACATCGACATACGTTATCCATTCCGGCTATGCGGCGATCCTGACGGATGCGGCAACGATAGCTCCGAACTCGGCTGCGAGGGAAACCGCGCAGTCTATAATGACCTCCATTCTAAGAAATATGTGGTCACTGAGATCTCATATAATACCTCAATTAGGCTCCGGCTCATGTACAGTGGTTTCTTGTCCGACACGAATTGTCTTCTCCCAGCCCCATTTTTCCTGAACGATCCATTTCGTACTACCGGCATCCTCATCGAGCCTTTATGGGCCAGTTTCATGAACTGTACGCAGGAGGTTCGCAGTCACGAGTATGTGGAAGTCCCTTGCCTCAGCGGCAGTAGCTCCACTACATACGTCATCATTAACTACTACTCGTATCAGCTATCGTACCTCAAGAACTCGTGTAGCTTCTTAACCACCGTGCCAGTCGAGCACTCGCTAAGTCCAGGTGATAACGACGTCTTTGAGCTTCTACGAAAGGGATTCGTGCTAGAATGGTTTATGAAGCGCTCACTGCTGAAACAATGTTGGGAAGAAAGCAG CTACGCTCTTGAAAATTTTGGAGGTCTCAGTCTCCTCTACAAGATAGTCAATGCCATCTTTTGGGGGTTTGAATTTCTGTCGTGCTTCTACAGTCATAAAAACGTTACTCTAATAGTCGCCAGTCTTCTGCAGTATGTCATTGCTGCCTCACTAG TGGCCAGATCATTATTGGCACCTCTATGCGCCTTTGGATTCCTCCTACTCAATTGCTGGAGGAGAAGCAGGGCACCCGAGGACGCCGTCGAGAAGTTCCTTCGCAACCAACAGCAATCTCTTTCGCCCACTCGCTACGCCTACAGTGACATCGTCGCCATGACCGGCCACTTCAGGGAAAGGCTAGGCCAAGGCGGCTTCGGCGCCGTCTTCAAAGGCCACATCATGGGAACATACCCTGTCGCCGTTAAGCTCTTGGGCGGATCCAACTTCCACGGCCAAGATTTCATCAACGAGGTGGACACCATCGGAAGAATCCACCACGTGAACGTCGTGCGCCTTCTCGGGTTTTGTTCGGAGGGATCGAAGAGGGCGCTGGTGTACGAGTTCATGCCCAACGGGTCGCTCGACAGGTATATTTTCTCCTCCAAATCCAATCGCAATGGGGCATGCAGCAGTAGACGCCGCCTTAGTTCGCGCAAGCTCAATGAGATTGCCTTGGGCGTGGCCAGAGGCATCAACTACCTCCACACCGGATGCCACATGCAGATCTTGCACTTCGACATCAAGCCGCACAACGTTCTCCTCGATCACAATTTCACCCCCAAGGTTTCAGATTTCGGACTGGCAAAGCTCTGCCCCAAGCACTGTAGCCTAGTCTCTATGAGTGCCGCAAGGGGGACGATAGGATATATAGCACCCGAGCTGATCTCTAGATGCTTTGGGATCATATCGTACAAGTCCGATGTGTATAGTTTCGGGATGTTGCTCTTGGAGATTGCTGGCAGAAGGAGGAATGTGGATCACAAAGCAGAGAATTCGAGCCAAATTTATTACCCTTCGTGGATTTATGATCAACTCGTGCAACTGCAGGATTTTAGAGCTGGAGCAGAGGCTGATGATATTAACTTGGAAATCGATGAAATCGAGAGAAAGTTGTCCATGGTGGGACTCTGGTGCATACAGATGAAATCATGTGATCGTCCCTCCATGAGTGAGGTTGTGGAGATGCTGGAAGGAGATACAAACAGCTTCGACATGCCACCCAAGCCATTCTTTTCCTCCACACAATCACAGTCACAGTCACAATCGAATCTTGTTAAGTTATCATATGCTCAGTCATCTTCTGTAGGGTTACATGGTATCTCAGAGAACGATGATCTTTCAGAACTTGAATAG